One Culturomica massiliensis DNA window includes the following coding sequences:
- the ftsZ gene encoding cell division protein FtsZ produces MENDELLALKLPVQRESIIKVIGVGGGGSNAVNHMCRQGIHGVEFVVCNTDIQALRLSPVKNRIQLGKELTEGRGAGCVPERGRQSAVESIDFIRNLLSHKTKMVFITAGMGGGTGTGAAPEIARQARELGILTIGIVTLPFSFEGRRKMEQAMDGIDELEQYVDALLIIQNDKLKDIYGDLKLSEAFAMADNVLTIAAKSIAEIITFKGYVNVDFADVDGVMRNSGVALMGASEAEGENRAMTALEDALISPLLNSHDIRGASNILLNMLYGDKEVTMDEITLITESLQEKVGGDVNVIWGAGKDETLGDKLRVAVIAVGFNRSSAIHIQSPLAREREKGTEVSFKVEEMPEELEMVTVNSTELEEQARQKRLKQEEQKAKRVKETHQEESPRPRKRKSINELPDTDSWFKRKLGGMFNEDSSRDTEMR; encoded by the coding sequence ATGGAAAATGACGAATTATTGGCGTTGAAGTTGCCCGTACAGCGAGAATCGATAATTAAAGTGATCGGTGTCGGCGGGGGGGGGAGCAATGCGGTAAACCATATGTGCAGGCAGGGAATTCATGGGGTTGAATTTGTCGTTTGTAATACCGATATACAGGCTTTACGCTTGAGTCCTGTAAAAAATCGTATTCAGTTGGGGAAAGAGCTGACGGAGGGACGGGGTGCCGGTTGTGTTCCGGAAAGGGGAAGGCAATCTGCTGTAGAGAGTATCGATTTTATCCGGAATTTACTTTCTCATAAAACGAAGATGGTATTTATTACGGCCGGAATGGGAGGGGGAACCGGTACCGGAGCGGCTCCGGAAATTGCCAGGCAAGCCAGGGAACTGGGAATTCTGACCATCGGAATTGTGACTCTGCCTTTTAGTTTTGAGGGAAGGAGAAAAATGGAACAGGCGATGGACGGTATCGATGAATTGGAACAATATGTGGATGCTTTGCTGATTATTCAGAATGATAAGCTGAAAGATATATACGGAGACCTGAAATTGTCGGAGGCTTTTGCTATGGCAGACAATGTGCTTACGATTGCCGCCAAAAGTATTGCAGAGATCATCACATTCAAAGGGTATGTAAATGTGGATTTTGCCGATGTGGATGGCGTGATGCGGAATAGCGGGGTTGCTTTGATGGGTGCCTCTGAAGCCGAGGGGGAAAACCGGGCAATGACAGCCTTGGAAGATGCCTTGATTTCTCCTTTACTGAATAGCCACGATATACGGGGGGCTTCTAATATTTTATTAAATATGCTGTATGGGGATAAAGAGGTTACGATGGATGAGATTACGTTGATAACGGAAAGTTTGCAGGAAAAAGTCGGAGGGGATGTAAATGTAATTTGGGGAGCCGGGAAGGACGAGACGCTGGGGGATAAATTACGTGTTGCTGTTATAGCTGTCGGGTTTAACCGGAGCAGTGCCATTCATATTCAATCTCCGTTGGCGCGGGAGCGGGAGAAAGGGACGGAAGTCAGTTTTAAGGTAGAGGAAATGCCGGAAGAGTTGGAGATGGTGACTGTAAATTCCACGGAATTGGAAGAACAGGCAAGGCAGAAAAGGCTAAAACAGGAAGAGCAGAAGGCTAAGAGAGTAAAAGAAACGCATCAGGAAGAAAGTCCGCGTC